Proteins found in one Bremerella volcania genomic segment:
- a CDS encoding acyl-CoA desaturase translates to MSIVTENEKTSLLGESNLTKERPSKNKKSDPSRPRQSKPYAQRFRHGGAWPIIGWIGLIHLGALAAPFCFTWSGLVAAVVLFYLTGCIGVTLGFHRYLTHAGFKTTKPVKWALAFIGQLSGEGSALDWVSTHRKHHAHSDGEDDPHSPLDGGLWAHIIWLFPHHTGPEKDELHMRWGPDLRKDKVIWFLHKTFILWHLALGFGLLGLGYAIGGWYTGVSLVVWGMFLRLTILLHVTWFVNSATHMWGYRNYETTDKSTNLWWVGLLAFGEGWHNNHHAYPRMAVHGHKWWEFDLTWNVIRGLRMCGVIWDVVDYKQKTKDGTIKV, encoded by the coding sequence ATGTCGATCGTCACCGAAAACGAAAAGACTTCGCTACTCGGTGAGAGCAATCTCACAAAAGAGCGACCTAGCAAAAATAAAAAATCGGATCCCAGCCGCCCGCGCCAATCGAAGCCCTATGCTCAGCGTTTCCGCCACGGTGGTGCCTGGCCCATTATTGGCTGGATCGGCCTGATTCACCTGGGGGCGCTCGCAGCACCGTTCTGCTTTACCTGGAGCGGACTGGTTGCCGCGGTGGTGCTGTTCTACTTGACCGGCTGCATCGGCGTGACCCTGGGCTTCCACCGTTACCTGACCCATGCCGGTTTCAAGACCACCAAGCCAGTGAAGTGGGCCTTGGCGTTCATCGGTCAGTTGTCCGGCGAAGGCTCGGCCCTCGACTGGGTTTCGACGCACCGTAAGCATCACGCTCATAGCGATGGGGAAGACGACCCACACTCGCCGCTCGACGGTGGTCTGTGGGCTCACATCATCTGGCTCTTCCCACATCACACCGGTCCTGAAAAGGACGAACTGCACATGCGTTGGGGTCCAGACCTGCGTAAAGACAAGGTCATCTGGTTCCTGCACAAGACCTTCATCCTCTGGCACCTGGCACTTGGCTTCGGTCTGCTGGGTCTGGGCTACGCGATCGGCGGCTGGTACACCGGCGTTTCGCTGGTCGTGTGGGGGATGTTCCTGCGATTGACCATCCTGCTGCACGTCACCTGGTTCGTGAACTCAGCCACGCACATGTGGGGCTATCGCAACTACGAAACGACCGACAAGAGCACCAACCTGTGGTGGGTTGGTCTTTTGGCCTTCGGCGAAGGTTGGCACAACAACCATCACGCTTACCCCCGCATGGCCGTTCACGGTCACAAATGGTGGGAATTCGACCTGACCTGGAACGTCATCC
- a CDS encoding 3-keto-disaccharide hydrolase has product MSMRSFISLVCCLAVASVACGQEFKSGIEWPEPKVITPGEKPSDPPSDAIVLIGTDGMSAWNGGEKWKFEDGVATAAKGGINTKQKFGDIQLHMEWAAPDEVKGSGQGRGNSGVFLMGHYEVQILDSYDNTTYFDGQAGAVYKQSPPMVNAMKKPGEWNTYDIVFTKPIRNEKGDVVAPARITVIHNGVLVQNSYPIRGSTNWHKPPAYDRHKDAESISLQFHGNPVRFRNMWVREIEPIEPTFVPEDTKMVRYRADWSTEKITAAPPKESEATAEEAPAKEEPNKKEEPKAKDAKPKKEEVKEEAKPQAKTEEPKQEAKKEEKPE; this is encoded by the coding sequence ATGTCGATGCGTAGTTTTATTTCCTTGGTTTGTTGCCTCGCTGTGGCCTCGGTTGCCTGTGGTCAAGAGTTCAAAAGTGGTATCGAGTGGCCCGAACCGAAGGTCATCACCCCCGGCGAGAAGCCCTCGGATCCTCCTTCGGACGCGATCGTTCTGATCGGCACCGACGGCATGTCGGCCTGGAATGGAGGTGAAAAGTGGAAGTTTGAGGACGGCGTCGCCACGGCAGCCAAGGGGGGAATCAACACCAAGCAGAAGTTCGGCGACATTCAGCTGCACATGGAATGGGCCGCGCCGGATGAAGTCAAAGGAAGTGGCCAGGGACGCGGTAACAGCGGCGTGTTTCTGATGGGACACTACGAGGTTCAGATCCTCGATTCGTACGACAATACGACCTACTTCGATGGCCAGGCGGGTGCCGTTTACAAGCAGTCGCCCCCGATGGTCAACGCGATGAAGAAGCCCGGCGAGTGGAACACGTACGACATCGTCTTCACCAAGCCGATCCGCAACGAAAAGGGAGACGTCGTCGCTCCGGCTCGCATCACGGTGATTCATAACGGGGTGCTGGTGCAAAACAGCTACCCGATCCGTGGCAGCACCAACTGGCACAAGCCGCCGGCATACGACCGCCACAAGGACGCCGAAAGCATCAGCCTACAGTTTCACGGCAACCCGGTACGCTTCCGTAACATGTGGGTCCGCGAGATCGAACCGATCGAACCAACCTTCGTGCCGGAAGATACCAAAATGGTTCGCTACCGCGCCGACTGGTCGACCGAAAAAATCACCGCCGCGCCGCCCAAGGAAAGTGAAGCCACCGCTGAGGAAGCTCCTGCGAAAGAAGAACCGAATAAGAAAGAAGAGCCCAAAGCGAAGGACGCCAAGCCGAAGAAGGAAGAGGTAAAGGAAGAAGCCAAGCCACAGGCGAAGACCGAAGAGCCCAAGCAGGAAGCCAAAAAGGAAGAGAAACCCGAGTAA
- a CDS encoding TraR/DksA C4-type zinc finger protein, with the protein MLKEISCPDCHWHRLVGTAEKLCLLHQVGMLRREENPDQAIIEELFQRSSRKLTCGECGRVGLRIDFPRDEEEDWGDGRVCQQCRKTIPPERLEVFPDTKICVACQQKDDDGHDDTQPDFCPRCGEIMISGTSRGGGLTRYRLRCPRCG; encoded by the coding sequence ATGCTGAAAGAGATTAGCTGCCCCGATTGTCACTGGCACCGGCTGGTCGGAACGGCCGAGAAGCTGTGCCTGCTGCACCAGGTCGGGATGCTTCGCCGCGAGGAAAATCCCGACCAAGCCATCATCGAAGAGCTGTTCCAGCGCAGCAGCCGCAAGCTGACCTGTGGCGAGTGCGGCCGAGTCGGGCTGCGGATCGATTTCCCTCGTGACGAAGAGGAAGACTGGGGAGATGGCCGCGTCTGCCAACAGTGCCGTAAGACGATCCCGCCCGAGCGGCTCGAGGTCTTCCCCGATACCAAGATCTGCGTTGCCTGCCAGCAGAAAGATGACGACGGCCACGACGACACCCAGCCCGATTTTTGTCCCAGGTGCGGAGAGATTATGATATCTGGCACCTCTCGCGGCGGCGGACTGACGCGTTATCGCTTGCGTTGCCCCCGTTGCGGCTGA
- a CDS encoding leucine-rich repeat domain-containing protein encodes MSRFLLLVFAALLTGCFVKPPSQETQRAEPSFERQLLDVSSAATDSIHVSDSAVPLQQLQHLTQATDLREVRLDQTPVTDEEAEIIASIPTLKIVNLPMSELTDEGIAKIASLPKLELLRVGSPKITDAGIAKVSESPTILYLHLLNSPVTDDAVDAIAAMQQLESFYADGTQLTDDGMSKLVKARPKLHIHFNDLHPAGSHADHSHDHDHHDHDHSHDHGDHDHKH; translated from the coding sequence ATGTCGCGATTCCTGCTACTTGTTTTCGCCGCCTTGCTGACCGGCTGTTTCGTCAAACCTCCCAGCCAGGAAACACAGCGCGCCGAACCTTCGTTCGAGCGGCAACTGCTTGACGTCTCGTCGGCCGCGACCGATAGCATTCACGTGTCGGACTCGGCCGTGCCGCTGCAACAACTACAGCACCTGACCCAGGCCACCGATCTACGCGAGGTTCGCCTGGATCAAACCCCAGTGACGGATGAAGAAGCAGAGATCATCGCCTCGATTCCAACGCTCAAGATCGTCAACTTGCCGATGAGTGAACTGACGGACGAAGGGATCGCGAAGATCGCTTCCTTGCCGAAATTGGAACTGCTGCGCGTCGGCTCGCCGAAGATCACCGACGCAGGCATCGCCAAGGTTAGCGAAAGCCCTACGATTCTTTACCTGCATTTGCTCAACAGTCCGGTGACCGATGACGCGGTCGATGCGATCGCGGCCATGCAGCAGCTCGAATCGTTCTACGCGGACGGCACCCAACTGACCGACGACGGCATGTCGAAGCTGGTCAAGGCACGCCCGAAACTGCACATCCATTTCAACGACCTGCATCCGGCCGGCAGCCACGCCGATCATTCGCACGATCACGATCATCACGACCATGATCACAGTCATGACCATGGCGATCACGACCACAAGCACTAA
- a CDS encoding phytanoyl-CoA dioxygenase family protein: MARDLSELHELATDLFAWPANAAGWDQYRLTQEQVDFFNEEGYLAGVKILDEKQIETLRGELAEFFEADHEGRELWYEYHTNESTTPETVLFHALGAWRLRPAFHDVLWAPGFVMAASQLLGGPVRFWHDQLFCKPAKHGGVVAWHQDYSYWTRTKPIAHLTCWIGLDDATNDNGCVQYIPGSHKWDLLPITGLAGNMEAIREVLTDQQWEQFQHPVGAELKAGQATFHHPLMVHGSFENRINRPRRATVINAFRDGVVSDKNEELLTGVPPIPQGQKMEGQFFPLLFDPASIG; the protein is encoded by the coding sequence ATGGCCCGCGACTTGTCTGAACTGCATGAACTTGCCACCGATTTGTTTGCCTGGCCCGCCAATGCCGCTGGCTGGGACCAGTATCGACTCACCCAAGAGCAAGTCGATTTCTTCAACGAAGAAGGCTACCTGGCCGGCGTGAAGATCTTGGATGAGAAGCAGATAGAAACGCTGCGCGGTGAACTGGCCGAGTTCTTCGAAGCGGATCACGAAGGCCGAGAGCTATGGTACGAGTACCACACCAACGAATCGACCACGCCGGAGACGGTCCTGTTTCATGCCCTGGGCGCGTGGCGTCTGCGTCCTGCATTTCATGACGTCCTGTGGGCTCCTGGCTTCGTGATGGCGGCCAGCCAACTGCTGGGTGGTCCGGTCCGTTTCTGGCACGATCAGCTCTTCTGCAAGCCCGCCAAGCATGGCGGCGTGGTGGCCTGGCACCAAGATTATTCGTACTGGACGCGAACCAAGCCGATCGCGCACCTGACCTGTTGGATCGGTCTGGACGATGCCACCAACGACAACGGTTGCGTGCAGTACATACCCGGTAGTCACAAGTGGGATCTACTGCCGATCACCGGCCTGGCCGGCAACATGGAAGCCATCCGCGAGGTGCTGACCGACCAGCAATGGGAGCAGTTTCAGCATCCGGTCGGTGCCGAGCTGAAAGCAGGCCAAGCGACCTTCCATCATCCGCTGATGGTGCATGGCTCGTTTGAAAATCGCATCAATCGCCCGCGCCGCGCGACGGTGATCAATGCATTTCGCGATGGGGTCGTCAGCGACAAGAACGAGGAACTGCTCACCGGCGTGCCACCGATTCCGCAAGGTCAGAAGATGGAAGGACAGTTCTTTCCGCTGCTGTTCGACCCGGCCAGCATCGGCTAA
- a CDS encoding tetratricopeptide repeat protein: MGHHPRRIVSVLFSAAVVLAGSLTWSACQVAAANAQEVIDQLLREGWQVGPDGMAAARQGTASARQLQDADALYAAGLALLRHHQYDDAAEVFQAAIEVDPKHYRSWRALIWIRTLQEKFDAALVQVQRLAKQLPASELTGQDEAKVLETVRLLGRLFGFYEGPRSGDVSAALVTRARDAIRPALVGQRQTEFDNNYQDVATLFTSSTTEQQDAKDDAKLKEQMEKQNNQQQLEVRRKQIEVDTQQATDQIDKLRSEWIQEEQRFTQLEGPLNVSISQLESQQSVIRRELAILIDDVFRLTEERRQTTDPVRKDRLDREIFRLERLINDYERDLALVQAEGRRLVASRDVLRTRQLQTQQRFEAEIKQHADRKQDLERAEKRLSLETRRNNRPATGNSAKVRVLSAKTSSIRTYHDFPLEVERLTLLGP, translated from the coding sequence ATGGGGCATCATCCCCGCAGAATCGTATCGGTATTGTTCTCGGCTGCCGTTGTATTGGCAGGCAGCCTGACCTGGTCGGCCTGCCAGGTCGCGGCCGCGAATGCCCAAGAGGTGATCGACCAGCTTCTCCGCGAAGGTTGGCAGGTCGGCCCCGATGGCATGGCCGCTGCGCGGCAGGGAACCGCATCGGCACGCCAGCTGCAAGATGCCGACGCCCTGTATGCCGCCGGCCTGGCGCTGTTGCGGCATCATCAATACGACGATGCGGCCGAGGTATTTCAGGCCGCGATCGAAGTCGACCCGAAACATTACCGCAGCTGGCGAGCACTCATCTGGATTCGCACGCTGCAGGAAAAGTTTGACGCGGCGCTGGTCCAGGTGCAGCGATTGGCCAAGCAGCTACCGGCCAGTGAGCTTACCGGCCAGGACGAAGCGAAAGTCTTGGAGACGGTTCGCCTGCTGGGGCGCTTGTTCGGCTTCTACGAAGGTCCGCGATCGGGCGATGTATCGGCGGCGCTGGTAACCCGCGCGCGAGATGCGATCCGTCCCGCCCTGGTCGGTCAGCGGCAGACCGAATTCGATAACAACTATCAAGACGTTGCAACGCTGTTCACCTCGTCGACGACCGAGCAGCAAGATGCCAAGGACGACGCCAAGCTGAAGGAGCAGATGGAGAAGCAGAATAATCAGCAGCAGCTAGAGGTCCGCCGAAAACAGATCGAAGTCGACACGCAGCAGGCCACCGATCAGATCGACAAACTGCGCAGCGAGTGGATTCAGGAAGAACAACGCTTCACCCAGCTGGAAGGTCCGCTGAACGTCTCCATTTCGCAGCTCGAGTCGCAGCAGAGCGTCATACGCCGCGAGCTGGCCATCTTGATTGACGACGTCTTTCGCCTGACTGAAGAGCGCCGACAGACGACCGATCCGGTGCGCAAAGACCGCTTGGACCGCGAGATCTTCCGACTCGAACGATTGATCAACGATTACGAACGCGACCTGGCCCTGGTTCAGGCCGAAGGGCGACGGCTGGTTGCCAGTCGTGATGTTTTGCGAACCCGCCAATTGCAAACACAGCAGCGGTTCGAGGCCGAGATCAAACAGCATGCCGATCGTAAGCAAGATTTGGAACGAGCCGAGAAACGCCTTTCGCTAGAGACCCGTCGCAACAATCGGCCGGCCACTGGCAACTCAGCGAAGGTGCGCGTTCTTTCTGCTAAGACGTCCAGCATTCGTACCTACCACGACTTTCCGTTGGAAGTCGAACGCTTGACGCTGTTGGGCCCCTAG
- a CDS encoding CBS domain-containing protein has product MVVSHSFLARGMETLVTFNPISVHEDVMLDELLERLYSTGFHHWPVVDDQQRVVGIVSDQDIIQAATERYIANVSLEQCRKNYQVPISSFMKRNVETIDYSGSPREALARILERGIHCLPVTKDGVLSGIVTTTDFTREFAYSSHVVHDMAIQQAYDSEPQLVESNTPIDDVRRMFLEKGLSYVLVVQGDCPLGVITNRDLRRDCCRQMARSLFDGQTGKSYKAIDLLKTTSCLQRTCTLGHAAATMYEQQINAVMICPRGEEYHGVITEEEILRRICEVELAKQPEAVCTCN; this is encoded by the coding sequence ATGGTCGTTAGTCATTCGTTCTTGGCACGGGGCATGGAAACGCTGGTCACGTTTAATCCGATTAGCGTTCACGAAGACGTTATGCTCGACGAACTCCTCGAGCGGCTCTACAGCACCGGCTTTCATCATTGGCCGGTTGTCGACGATCAGCAGCGCGTCGTCGGAATCGTATCGGATCAAGACATCATCCAGGCTGCCACCGAGCGTTACATTGCCAATGTATCCCTGGAACAGTGCCGCAAAAACTACCAGGTACCCATCAGCAGTTTCATGAAGCGAAACGTAGAAACGATCGACTATTCGGGCAGCCCTCGAGAGGCTTTAGCCCGGATCCTTGAGCGGGGCATCCACTGTTTGCCGGTTACCAAAGATGGCGTTCTATCGGGAATCGTAACGACGACCGACTTCACTCGTGAGTTTGCTTACAGTTCGCATGTCGTACACGATATGGCCATCCAGCAGGCATACGACAGTGAACCTCAGCTTGTAGAAAGCAATACCCCGATCGACGACGTCCGCAGAATGTTCCTAGAAAAGGGCCTCTCGTACGTCTTGGTCGTCCAAGGCGATTGTCCGCTGGGGGTCATCACGAACCGGGATCTCCGCCGCGACTGTTGTCGGCAAATGGCTCGATCACTGTTCGACGGGCAGACCGGCAAATCGTACAAAGCGATCGACTTGTTGAAAACGACCAGTTGCCTGCAACGAACGTGCACCTTGGGTCATGCTGCCGCGACGATGTACGAGCAGCAGATCAACGCAGTCATGATCTGCCCGCGGGGGGAAGAATACCACGGGGTGATCACCGAGGAAGAAATCCTGCGGCGTATCTGCGAGGTCGAACTGGCCAAGCAGCCAGAAGCCGTCTGCACCTGCAACTAG
- a CDS encoding alpha/beta hydrolase encodes MLKNLASCCLVLFLSSSAVWAAEGKKAPLWKDGAPGAKGTEEKDIPTLTTYLPASEINTGCAVVVFPGGGYGHLAVGHEGVDIADFWNDRGVAAFVLEYRHSGRGYKHPIPLQDAQRAIRTVRARAEEYGVDPNRIGIQGFSAGGHLASSAATHFDAGNPDAKDPIDRVSCRPDFAILCYPVIAFDQPYTHKGSQRNLLGDDADKELVQSMSSELQVTSDTPPTFLFHTTEDTGVPPENSVVFYLALIKNKVPAEMHVFEKGRHGVGLAKSIPGTSEWGNLCYLWLKNRGMIDAKK; translated from the coding sequence ATGCTGAAGAATCTAGCGTCGTGCTGCCTTGTGTTGTTCCTCTCTTCCTCAGCCGTTTGGGCCGCCGAAGGTAAGAAGGCCCCGCTGTGGAAAGATGGTGCCCCTGGTGCCAAGGGAACCGAAGAAAAGGACATCCCCACGCTGACCACCTACCTGCCAGCCTCCGAGATCAATACCGGCTGCGCGGTGGTTGTCTTTCCTGGGGGCGGCTACGGCCATTTGGCGGTTGGGCACGAAGGGGTCGATATCGCGGACTTCTGGAACGACCGTGGCGTGGCCGCGTTCGTGCTGGAATATCGTCACTCGGGCCGCGGCTACAAGCACCCCATTCCGCTGCAAGACGCCCAACGGGCCATCCGCACCGTGCGTGCCCGGGCCGAAGAATATGGCGTCGATCCTAACCGTATCGGCATCCAGGGCTTTTCAGCCGGCGGTCACCTGGCATCGTCCGCAGCAACTCACTTCGACGCAGGCAACCCCGATGCGAAAGACCCGATCGACCGCGTCAGTTGCCGACCTGACTTTGCCATTCTGTGCTACCCAGTGATCGCGTTCGATCAGCCGTACACGCACAAGGGCTCGCAGCGCAACCTGTTGGGTGACGATGCTGACAAAGAGTTGGTCCAGTCGATGTCGAGCGAACTGCAGGTCACTTCCGACACGCCGCCGACGTTCCTCTTTCACACCACCGAAGACACCGGCGTGCCACCGGAAAACAGTGTCGTCTTCTACCTGGCTTTGATTAAGAACAAAGTCCCGGCCGAGATGCACGTCTTCGAGAAAGGGCGTCACGGCGTGGGCCTGGCCAAGTCGATCCCTGGCACTTCCGAGTGGGGCAATCTGTGCTATCTGTGGCTGAAAAACCGCGGCATGATCGACGCGAAGAAGTAA
- a CDS encoding DUF3500 domain-containing protein gives MRKSLLAVTSVVLALATVTSAYTFYRLAGTGEKMTSAAGALVESLDAEQKKVMLYPYDSEQRLGWHFIPKDQRKGLQMKHMTEDQRKMTHALLQSALSEVGYNKTTEIISLEALLKHIQTKGPIRDTERYYVTIFGEPKADSRWGLSFEGHHLSLNFVVEGDKVVSSTPQFFATNPAEVKEQVLEGYPKGMEVLKAEEEVAFTLVNSLAKEQLEKAVIAEKCPAEIRNAGQPHPPQTAAEGIAWSNLNADQKATLKKLIETYVSAMPQDVAAKRYADLEAAGWDGIHFAWAGGFKDGIPHYYRVQGETFLIEFVNAQPDVSGNPANHIHCVWRDMRGDFALSAK, from the coding sequence GTGCGAAAAAGTCTGCTTGCCGTAACCTCTGTGGTTCTCGCATTGGCCACCGTGACCTCCGCTTACACGTTTTATCGCCTGGCCGGGACCGGCGAGAAAATGACCTCCGCCGCAGGGGCCCTGGTCGAGTCGCTCGATGCGGAGCAGAAGAAAGTGATGCTCTATCCGTACGATAGCGAGCAACGCCTCGGCTGGCACTTCATCCCCAAGGACCAGCGCAAGGGCCTGCAGATGAAGCACATGACCGAAGATCAACGCAAGATGACGCACGCCTTGCTGCAGTCCGCGCTCAGCGAAGTCGGTTACAACAAAACCACCGAAATCATCTCCCTGGAAGCCCTGCTGAAGCACATTCAGACGAAGGGCCCGATTCGGGATACCGAGCGATACTACGTGACCATCTTCGGCGAGCCGAAGGCCGATAGCCGTTGGGGCCTGAGTTTCGAAGGGCACCACCTCTCGCTCAACTTCGTCGTCGAAGGAGACAAGGTCGTTTCGTCGACGCCGCAGTTCTTCGCCACCAACCCGGCTGAAGTCAAAGAGCAAGTCCTCGAAGGTTACCCCAAGGGGATGGAAGTGCTGAAGGCCGAAGAAGAAGTTGCCTTTACGCTGGTGAACTCGCTGGCCAAGGAACAGCTCGAAAAGGCCGTGATCGCCGAGAAGTGCCCCGCCGAGATCCGCAACGCCGGCCAGCCGCACCCGCCGCAAACGGCTGCCGAAGGGATTGCCTGGAGCAACTTGAACGCCGATCAAAAGGCCACGCTGAAGAAGCTGATCGAAACGTACGTCTCGGCCATGCCACAGGACGTAGCCGCCAAGCGCTACGCCGATCTGGAAGCCGCTGGCTGGGACGGCATTCACTTTGCCTGGGCGGGTGGTTTCAAGGATGGCATTCCGCATTACTATCGTGTTCAAGGCGAAACGTTTCTGATTGAATTCGTCAACGCTCAGCCGGACGTCTCAGGCAACCCGGCCAATCACATTCACTGCGTATGGCGTGACATGCGAGGCGACTTCGCTTTGTCGGCGAAGTAA
- a CDS encoding LOG family protein — protein sequence MMESLCVFCGSASGSRPVYAQAASQLGRMMAERKIKLIYGGGKVGMMGALADSVLEAGGEVIGVIPGALVERELAHHGVTDLIVVDSMHQRKAKMSDLSDGFLALPGGYGTLEELFEVITWAQLGFHSKPCGLLNIEGFFDPLLAMLDQATDQQFMSADCRGLLLTSDDPAEALQQLIAAHPHEQPRWIDRSET from the coding sequence ATGATGGAAAGTTTGTGTGTCTTTTGCGGGTCGGCATCCGGAAGCCGGCCTGTCTATGCTCAAGCCGCCAGCCAACTGGGCCGCATGATGGCCGAGCGCAAGATCAAACTGATCTACGGCGGCGGTAAAGTTGGCATGATGGGCGCGCTGGCCGATTCCGTCCTTGAGGCCGGCGGCGAAGTGATCGGCGTAATCCCCGGGGCCCTCGTCGAGCGAGAACTGGCCCACCACGGCGTGACCGACCTGATCGTCGTCGACTCGATGCACCAGCGCAAAGCGAAGATGTCGGACTTGTCCGACGGCTTCCTCGCCCTCCCAGGCGGGTACGGCACGCTGGAAGAACTGTTTGAGGTGATCACCTGGGCTCAGCTTGGCTTTCACAGCAAGCCATGCGGACTGTTAAACATCGAAGGCTTCTTCGATCCTCTGCTGGCCATGCTCGACCAGGCCACCGACCAACAGTTCATGTCTGCCGACTGTCGCGGCCTGCTGCTGACCTCCGACGATCCCGCGGAGGCGCTACAACAACTCATCGCCGCCCACCCGCACGAACAACCGCGGTGGATTGATCGGTCGGAGACGTGA
- a CDS encoding zeta toxin family protein produces MAPTVYVIAGPNGAGKTTFASKFLPDFVHCKEFLNADLIAAGLSPFDPESQSVAAGKIMLQRMDELTSKRENFSFESTLSGRGYIKKFDSLRERGYEIEIFFLWLPSEDEAVERVANRVQQGGHNIPEPVIRRRYNSGIRNFWMAYRQIADRWHLYDNSGVPPYRIARSVAGKLQVIQQAPYGKFEQFAEGI; encoded by the coding sequence ATGGCGCCAACCGTCTACGTAATCGCAGGCCCAAACGGAGCCGGCAAGACCACGTTCGCCTCGAAGTTCCTGCCTGACTTCGTCCACTGCAAAGAGTTCCTCAACGCCGACCTGATCGCCGCCGGTCTTTCACCGTTCGATCCAGAATCGCAGAGTGTGGCGGCAGGGAAGATCATGCTTCAACGGATGGATGAGCTGACGAGTAAAAGAGAAAATTTCAGCTTCGAGAGCACCCTCTCTGGGCGTGGCTATATTAAGAAGTTTGATTCTCTCCGAGAGCGGGGCTATGAAATCGAAATCTTTTTCTTGTGGTTGCCAAGCGAAGATGAAGCCGTAGAACGAGTTGCCAATCGTGTTCAACAAGGCGGGCACAATATTCCTGAACCAGTTATCCGTCGAAGGTATAATTCGGGAATACGAAACTTTTGGATGGCTTATCGACAAATCGCGGACAGATGGCATTTGTATGACAACTCCGGCGTCCCCCCATATCGTATTGCCAGATCAGTGGCGGGGAAGTTACAAGTAATTCAGCAAGCACCCTACGGCAAGTTTGAGCAATTCGCGGAGGGCATTTGA